A single Deinococcus sp. Leaf326 DNA region contains:
- a CDS encoding GNAT family N-acetyltransferase — MPDLRLRDPLPDDWPILWRWLHAEPDPEWKRWDAPYFHAAPSPAGPLPYADFAAREAGRAPSPHRRIIALDGTCIGQVTRWEEEPAGGGWWELGLVLYDPVHWGGGLGREVLRLWTAHTFADTAAHVLTLTTWGGNARMIRAAERVGYGECARIPQARLWQGQRWDSVKLARLRADSTPGDGA; from the coding sequence ATGCCCGACCTGCGCCTCCGTGACCCTCTGCCCGACGACTGGCCGATCCTCTGGCGCTGGCTGCACGCCGAGCCGGACCCCGAGTGGAAACGTTGGGACGCGCCGTATTTTCACGCGGCGCCCAGTCCAGCCGGACCGCTGCCCTATGCCGACTTTGCCGCTCGTGAGGCGGGCCGGGCACCCAGCCCACACCGCCGCATCATCGCTCTGGACGGCACGTGCATCGGACAGGTCACCCGCTGGGAGGAAGAGCCAGCAGGCGGCGGCTGGTGGGAGCTGGGCCTCGTCCTCTACGACCCGGTTCACTGGGGCGGCGGGCTGGGCCGGGAGGTGCTGCGGCTCTGGACGGCCCACACCTTTGCAGACACGGCGGCCCACGTCCTGACCCTCACGACCTGGGGCGGCAATGCCCGGATGATCCGCGCGGCGGAGCGGGTGGGATATGGGGAGTGTGCCCGCATCCCACAGGCGCGGCTCTGGCAGGGACAGCGCTGGGACAGCGTGAAGCTGGCGCGTCTGCGTGCGGACTCTACGCCCGGGGACGGCGCGTGA
- a CDS encoding ABC transporter ATP-binding protein: protein MPPALTLHALTKRFGSTLAADAVSLSVPQGETLALLGPSGCGKSTVLRCVAGLERPDGGRVEIGGRDVTTLAPEARQVGLVFQDYALFPHLSVLGNVAYGPRRRGVPRAEAEARAREALALAQVPELGGRRSAQLSGGQQQRVALARALATRSPLLLLDEPLSNLDERLRAELRTDLRGLFAASGAGVLLVTHDQREALALAGQVAVMRSGRVVQQGGAAAVFARPETAWVATFLGWANVLPRVPGTALLVPEAALRPGEGEAYPVTTRQPGEAGETVTVAHPMGPLTLHLSVREAAHLEGDTLRLDVDRAGLREVPDDRN, encoded by the coding sequence ATGCCCCCGGCCCTCACCCTCCACGCCCTGACCAAGCGCTTCGGCTCCACGTTGGCGGCCGATGCAGTGTCGCTGAGCGTGCCCCAGGGCGAGACGCTGGCGCTGCTGGGGCCGTCAGGCTGCGGCAAGAGCACCGTGCTGCGCTGCGTGGCGGGCCTGGAACGCCCGGACGGGGGCCGGGTCGAGATCGGGGGGCGGGACGTGACCACTCTGGCCCCGGAGGCGCGGCAGGTTGGGCTGGTCTTTCAGGACTACGCCCTCTTTCCGCACCTGAGCGTGCTGGGCAACGTGGCGTATGGTCCACGCCGCCGGGGCGTGCCCCGCGCCGAGGCCGAGGCGCGGGCGCGTGAAGCGCTGGCCCTGGCCCAGGTGCCTGAACTCGGAGGCCGCCGCTCCGCCCAGCTTTCGGGCGGGCAACAGCAGCGGGTGGCTCTGGCCCGCGCGCTGGCGACGCGCTCGCCCCTGCTGCTGCTCGACGAGCCGCTCTCCAACCTCGACGAGCGGCTGCGGGCCGAGCTGCGCACCGACCTGCGCGGGCTGTTCGCGGCCTCGGGTGCGGGCGTGCTGCTTGTCACCCACGACCAGCGCGAGGCCTTGGCGCTCGCCGGGCAGGTGGCGGTCATGCGCTCGGGGCGCGTCGTGCAGCAGGGCGGGGCGGCCGCCGTGTTCGCGCGGCCCGAGACAGCCTGGGTGGCGACCTTTCTGGGGTGGGCCAACGTGCTGCCCCGTGTGCCCGGCACCGCCCTCCTCGTCCCCGAGGCGGCGCTGCGGCCCGGCGAAGGCGAGGCGTACCCCGTCACCACCCGGCAGCCCGGCGAGGCGGGCGAGACGGTCACGGTGGCGCACCCAATGGGGCCGCTGACCCTGCACCTGAGCGTGCGCGAGGCAGCGCACCTGGAGGGTGACACCCTGCGGCTGGACGTGGACCGTGCGGGGCTGCGCGAGGTGCCCGACGACCGCAATTGA